Proteins from one Terriglobales bacterium genomic window:
- the asd gene encoding aspartate-semialdehyde dehydrogenase, translating into MPNKIPIGVLGATGMVGQRFVQLLEHHPWFEVAWLAASERSSGLPYAEAARWKLNTPIPEKVAKMRVSDATPDGAPKVIFAALDAGIAKELEPKFAEAGHAVITNSSAFRMHEDVPLVIPEVNGDHLKLIEKQPTRKRNGGFIATNPNCSAIGLVMALAPLHRKFGIEAVFVATMQAVSGAGYPGVASLDILGNVIPFISKEEEKLEAETKKLLGDLHNGSVKAAGFKISAQCNRVAVEDGHTESVSIKLKKAAEEQEILEAWSDFRSRPQEISLPTAPQQPVIYNSGTDRPQPRLDVNRGNGMSAVVGRLRPCSLLDWKFTVLSHNTIRGAAGAALLNAELLRHDGYLD; encoded by the coding sequence ATGCCGAATAAGATCCCTATAGGAGTCCTGGGCGCGACCGGCATGGTCGGTCAGCGCTTCGTGCAGTTGCTTGAGCACCATCCGTGGTTTGAGGTCGCGTGGCTCGCGGCTTCCGAGCGTTCATCAGGCTTGCCATATGCGGAGGCCGCGCGCTGGAAGCTGAACACGCCCATCCCCGAGAAGGTGGCCAAAATGCGTGTGTCAGATGCCACCCCAGACGGAGCGCCCAAGGTGATCTTTGCTGCCCTGGATGCAGGCATCGCAAAAGAGCTTGAGCCGAAGTTCGCCGAAGCTGGCCATGCGGTGATCACGAACTCCAGTGCCTTCCGCATGCATGAAGACGTGCCACTGGTGATTCCCGAAGTGAATGGCGATCACCTCAAGCTGATCGAGAAGCAGCCTACGCGCAAGCGCAATGGCGGATTCATCGCCACGAATCCCAACTGTTCGGCAATCGGCTTGGTCATGGCACTCGCACCACTCCATCGCAAATTCGGGATCGAAGCTGTGTTCGTCGCCACCATGCAGGCTGTCAGCGGCGCGGGATATCCGGGCGTGGCCTCGCTCGACATCCTCGGCAACGTGATCCCGTTCATCTCGAAAGAAGAAGAGAAACTCGAAGCCGAAACCAAGAAGCTGCTTGGCGATCTTCACAATGGATCGGTCAAGGCAGCCGGATTCAAAATCAGTGCGCAATGCAATCGCGTGGCTGTGGAAGATGGACACACGGAATCGGTTTCCATCAAGCTGAAGAAAGCTGCCGAAGAGCAGGAGATCCTAGAGGCGTGGTCGGATTTCCGGTCGCGTCCGCAGGAAATTTCACTGCCCACTGCTCCGCAGCAACCGGTGATTTACAACAGCGGCACCGATCGTCCACAGCCGCGGCTCGACGTGAATCGTGGAAACGGCATGAGTGCTGTAGTGGGACGGCTTCGTCCATGCAGCCTGCTCGACTGGAAGTTCACCGTGCTCTCGCACAACACTATCCGCGGCGCCGCCGGCGCAGCCCTGCTGAATGCCGAACTGCTCAGGCACGATGGGTATCTCGACTAG
- a CDS encoding carboxypeptidase-like regulatory domain-containing protein: protein MARNSRSYAEKPTVNWTLTTLAQLLAFIVVLGFAAPSSFSQTGATGAIIGTVTDPQGAVVPSADVLLTEKSTNSTSKTTTNSAGHYAFANVNPGLYDIKITKQGFQTGLVRDQRVEVGKSLTEDVTLPLGAVTQEVTVETTGTELQTMNATVGNTVSGVALDSLPSLGRDVSTFVTLQPGVGPDGSVAGTVVDQASFQLDGGNNTNDMDGSMNVYTPSFGGDPTGGIASQLTGVGTPTGVMPTPADSVEEFKVNTANQTADFNNSSGAQVQVVTKRGTNTVHGTVYEYYLDNNWNANTWDNNLSGTPIPGYHYSRFGAALGGPIIPKEILGGKTYMFGNYQGFRWPNFITIERPVPTAALRAGLITDADTGIQYDLKTIDPRGIGLNPTIQQLWSKYMPLPNDPKCTGAPISGPLLGSRCDGFNTQGFKANMALPQNDNFGVVRLDHDFSSKLHFNTSYRIYKLTRATADQYDIGGFFPGDKLGVPTSNTNRPQQPWYYVAGLTTNLTSTTTNDFHFSYLRNFWSWSSQGDPVQFAGLGGALEPLGEQHYNVLAPYNVNTQNTRTRFWDGHDYFLRDDVTMLHGNHLFTFGGQYQRNWNYHQRTDNGGGINYYPVYQLGDSNGGPDIGPATTAFNRLAAAALGIVTDSQIAYTRSGANLALNPPLTPASDRSTIPYYNVYFSDSWHIKPSLTLNYGLGWTLEMPPTEQDGKQVMLVDSSNQPLDLESYLASRERAALQGQVYNPTVGFALIGNTANSPKYPYNPFYGEFSPRLAVAWNPHFGDSWMGKIFGEDKSVLRAGYGRIYGRLNGVDLVLVPLLGTGLIQPVQCKTPNRNGTCSGPYDASTAFRIGIDGNTAPLASASPTLPQPDFPGINDVAAGAGESLDPNFRPNVVDSFDVTIQRQLSNRVTMELGYIGRLINHEYQPVNINAVPYMMTLGGQSFAQAYANVETAMKCNVSAGACGAAGVPTVATQPFFEAALSGTGYCNGFANCTAAVVNKQFSNFQSQAVWDLWSALDQGGINGGTPVVDPVTGAVTPTTNPGFNFACSMLNCPSVATGGQGQLSSGVGVNASIGHGNYHAGFVSLRMNDWRGLTLQQNFTYSKALGTGAFVQATSAYTVDDPFDIDKMYGVQGFDRKFVYNTFVVYQPPFFKNQSGVIGHLLGGWNLATIFTAGSGEPLFCNTLTGADFQGGSGAQGFGAGDNVDFNDTENCLFTGKSSPSNSVHQNVNGGADSFGTNVGTATAGSGNAALNMFADPVAIYSQVRSPILGIDKRAGGAGSFRGLPYWNMDLSVKKRFRLTERVSSDFQVVFTNVLNHNQFFDPLLDLQTPSAFGVLTSQGNNPRQMEFGLRVSF, encoded by the coding sequence GTGGCACGCAACAGCCGTAGCTACGCAGAAAAGCCAACAGTTAATTGGACACTTACAACCCTCGCTCAACTCCTTGCTTTCATCGTAGTGCTCGGATTTGCTGCTCCCAGCAGTTTCTCTCAAACGGGAGCAACAGGCGCAATCATCGGGACGGTTACTGACCCGCAAGGCGCCGTGGTGCCGTCAGCCGATGTACTGCTCACCGAGAAGAGTACCAACTCAACATCAAAGACAACGACCAACAGTGCCGGACATTACGCTTTCGCGAACGTAAATCCTGGCCTCTATGACATCAAGATTACAAAGCAGGGTTTCCAAACCGGCCTTGTCCGCGATCAGAGAGTTGAAGTGGGCAAGTCGCTCACCGAAGATGTGACGCTTCCCCTCGGAGCAGTAACACAGGAGGTCACGGTAGAGACTACCGGCACTGAACTTCAGACGATGAATGCCACGGTCGGCAATACCGTGAGCGGCGTCGCGCTTGATTCTCTGCCGAGCTTAGGTCGCGATGTAAGTACGTTCGTGACGTTGCAGCCTGGAGTAGGTCCGGATGGCAGCGTGGCTGGGACGGTCGTCGATCAAGCCAGTTTCCAACTCGACGGCGGGAACAACACTAACGACATGGACGGTAGCATGAATGTCTATACGCCGAGCTTCGGAGGCGATCCAACCGGCGGCATCGCCAGCCAACTCACCGGTGTTGGAACTCCAACGGGCGTGATGCCGACTCCTGCAGACAGCGTGGAAGAATTCAAGGTCAATACAGCAAATCAAACTGCCGATTTCAACAATTCCTCAGGCGCACAAGTGCAGGTGGTGACGAAACGCGGAACCAATACTGTTCACGGCACGGTATACGAGTACTACCTTGATAACAACTGGAATGCGAACACCTGGGACAACAATCTTTCCGGAACGCCGATTCCTGGCTATCACTACAGTCGGTTCGGCGCAGCTTTAGGCGGCCCGATTATTCCTAAAGAGATCCTCGGCGGCAAGACCTACATGTTTGGGAACTATCAGGGATTTCGATGGCCCAATTTCATCACCATCGAACGCCCTGTTCCCACGGCTGCGCTGAGGGCGGGATTGATCACGGATGCCGATACCGGTATTCAATATGATCTAAAAACAATCGACCCGCGCGGCATCGGACTCAATCCCACCATTCAGCAGTTGTGGAGCAAGTACATGCCACTGCCGAACGATCCCAAGTGCACCGGCGCACCCATCAGCGGGCCATTGCTAGGCAGCCGCTGTGACGGGTTTAATACTCAAGGGTTCAAGGCAAACATGGCGCTGCCGCAGAACGACAACTTCGGAGTCGTTCGCCTTGACCATGACTTCAGCTCAAAATTGCACTTCAACACGAGCTACCGCATTTACAAATTGACGCGAGCAACCGCTGATCAATATGACATCGGCGGATTTTTCCCTGGCGACAAACTGGGCGTCCCGACTTCCAACACGAATCGTCCCCAGCAGCCTTGGTACTACGTTGCCGGACTCACCACCAACCTCACCAGCACCACGACCAATGATTTCCACTTCAGTTATCTGCGAAATTTCTGGTCGTGGTCTTCGCAGGGCGATCCGGTACAGTTCGCCGGTTTGGGCGGAGCCCTGGAGCCGTTGGGAGAACAGCATTACAACGTGTTGGCTCCTTACAACGTAAACACTCAAAACACCCGCACCAGATTTTGGGACGGACACGATTACTTCCTACGCGATGACGTCACTATGTTGCATGGGAATCACCTGTTCACCTTCGGCGGCCAATATCAACGCAATTGGAACTATCACCAGCGCACGGACAATGGAGGTGGGATCAACTACTACCCCGTGTATCAGCTTGGAGACTCGAATGGTGGTCCGGACATCGGGCCCGCCACAACGGCATTCAACCGACTTGCGGCCGCAGCTCTGGGAATCGTAACCGACTCACAGATTGCGTACACGCGGTCTGGCGCCAATCTGGCGTTGAATCCGCCACTTACGCCTGCGTCTGATAGAAGCACGATTCCTTATTACAACGTCTACTTTAGTGATAGCTGGCATATCAAACCCTCTCTCACCCTCAACTATGGTCTGGGCTGGACCCTTGAAATGCCGCCAACTGAGCAGGATGGCAAACAGGTAATGCTCGTTGACTCGAGTAATCAACCACTCGACTTAGAGTCATATCTGGCGTCCCGCGAACGTGCTGCTTTGCAAGGGCAAGTCTACAATCCGACGGTCGGCTTCGCTCTCATCGGGAACACGGCAAACTCGCCTAAGTATCCGTACAACCCGTTCTATGGCGAGTTCAGTCCGCGCCTGGCAGTCGCCTGGAATCCACACTTCGGTGATAGTTGGATGGGCAAGATTTTTGGTGAAGACAAGAGTGTTCTTCGCGCGGGTTATGGACGAATCTATGGTCGGCTGAATGGCGTTGATCTCGTTCTGGTACCACTGTTGGGAACCGGTCTGATTCAACCTGTTCAGTGCAAGACTCCGAACAGAAATGGCACGTGTTCAGGGCCATATGACGCGAGTACTGCATTCCGAATTGGAATCGATGGCAACACGGCTCCGTTAGCCAGCGCCTCACCAACTCTGCCGCAGCCGGATTTTCCGGGTATCAACGATGTTGCTGCCGGCGCTGGCGAATCTCTGGATCCGAATTTCCGTCCGAACGTGGTGGACTCGTTTGACGTGACAATTCAACGTCAACTCTCGAACCGTGTGACTATGGAGTTGGGATACATCGGGCGCCTGATCAATCATGAATATCAGCCCGTCAACATCAACGCTGTGCCCTACATGATGACCCTGGGCGGACAGAGCTTCGCTCAGGCATACGCGAATGTCGAGACGGCGATGAAATGCAATGTCTCAGCCGGCGCTTGCGGCGCGGCCGGCGTGCCGACCGTCGCAACCCAGCCGTTCTTCGAGGCCGCACTGTCGGGGACTGGATATTGCAACGGATTCGCGAATTGCACTGCGGCTGTTGTCAACAAGCAATTCAGCAATTTCCAAAGTCAGGCAGTCTGGGATCTGTGGTCTGCCTTGGACCAGGGTGGAATCAACGGAGGCACGCCAGTAGTCGATCCAGTTACCGGCGCGGTCACCCCCACCACAAATCCTGGATTCAACTTTGCATGCAGCATGCTGAACTGCCCGTCAGTCGCAACAGGCGGACAGGGACAACTTAGCAGTGGTGTGGGCGTCAACGCGAGCATCGGCCATGGCAACTACCATGCTGGATTTGTTTCGCTCCGTATGAATGACTGGCGTGGACTCACGCTTCAACAAAACTTCACTTACAGCAAAGCACTGGGTACCGGAGCATTCGTTCAAGCGACTAGTGCCTATACGGTCGATGACCCCTTCGACATTGACAAAATGTATGGAGTACAGGGATTTGATCGCAAGTTCGTTTACAACACCTTCGTGGTTTACCAACCTCCGTTCTTCAAGAACCAGTCGGGAGTGATCGGCCACCTTCTTGGAGGATGGAATCTTGCGACCATCTTTACCGCAGGGAGTGGCGAGCCGTTATTCTGCAACACGCTGACTGGAGCCGACTTCCAGGGCGGGTCTGGTGCTCAAGGTTTCGGTGCCGGTGACAACGTTGATTTCAACGATACTGAAAACTGTCTCTTCACCGGTAAATCGAGCCCCAGCAATTCAGTGCACCAAAACGTCAATGGAGGCGCCGATTCGTTCGGTACCAACGTGGGAACAGCAACGGCGGGAAGCGGCAATGCAGCTCTGAACATGTTTGCCGATCCTGTCGCAATTTATAGTCAGGTTCGTTCTCCCATTCTGGGTATCGATAAGCGGGCCGGAGGGGCTGGATCATTCCGCGGCTTGCCTTACTGGAACATGGACCTGAGCGTGAAGAAGCGCTTCAGGCTCACAGAACGCGTAAGCAGCGATTTCCAGGTTGTATTCACGAACGTCCTTAACCACAACCAGTTCTTCGATCCCTTGCTCGACTTGCAAACTCCGAGCGCATTTGGGGTTCTTACCTCTCAAGGTAACAACCCACGGCAAATGGAGTTCGGGTTGAGAGTCAGCTTCTAG
- a CDS encoding carboxypeptidase-like regulatory domain-containing protein, producing MKAVANGLAFMLLLLTGAMVFSQAVSTGTVIGTVTDQQGAVVPDATVSLIDKSTNAEIKTTSNSAGHYAFPHVNSGTYDIRVTKQGFQTAIIPNQTVQLASALTEDIKLTVGSVTQEITVETTGTELQTLNATVGNTVSTIALSSLPSLGRDVSTFATLQPAVSPDGSVAGTAVDNSSFQLDGGNNTNDMDGSMSVYTPTFAGDPTGGIGDGLQPTGVMPTPADSVEEFKVNTANQTADFNSSSGAQVAVVTKRGTNRFHGTAYEYYLDNNFNANTWQNNFTHTPIPDYHYSRFGVAAGGPVLPDFLGGKTYLFGNYQGFRWPNSQTYERAVPSANMRNGILSFNGTNYDLKDPALDPRGIGINPLISQMWSKYVPAANDPGCTLSRCDGTNVQGFKGNVALPQRDNFFVARLDHDFGSKWHLMSSYRYYKLTRASTSQIDIGGFFQGDQLGVPASVSSRPQQPWYYVAALTTNISSNITNDFHYSFLRNYWSWSDKEDTPQFSQLGGALEPFGESGTNVLSPYNVDTQDVRTRFWDGLDHMFRDDVTWLHGNHLIQFGGTYQHNYDFHQRSDNGGGINYQPVYQLGLASSSGAGIDMSTVLPPPCPTSTPQPNCLTSSQATNFGRDYAAVLGIVSIAQTAYTRSGSNLTLNPPNTHAFDQSTIPFYNFYGADAWHIKPNLTVTYGLGWTLELPPVEKNGKQIEVVDASGKPIDTEAYIKARSDAALQGQVYNPTVGFALLGNTAGHPKYPYNPYYGEWSPRVAVAWNPHFDSSGMFGHLFGGDATVIRGGYGRIYGRLNGVDLVLVPLLGTGLIQPVQCIGPIIGGTCAGSSGSNPANAFRIGVDGNSAPLGPAPSQTLVQPDFPGINAQSAGAGEGLDPNFRPNVTDTFTLTIQRQLSQKFIMELGYIGRKITHEYLPININAVPYMMTLGGQSFAKAYAGVEVALKCNVSIDACGSNVPAKKLTDGSLNPAYTSFINSLPKQAFFEAAMKPGFCSGYSSCTAAVVDSELSGFEGQNVWDLYSDLDNGGFNFPRSMLNTPLAGTAPCPGSSDPTPCGANGQLTSGVGINASVGYGNYNAGFVTLRMNQWHGLTMQQNFTWSKALGTGAVYQATSEYTADDAFNIPAMYGVQPFDRKFVYNVFFVYQPPFYRNQSGFLGHVLGGWTFAPIFAAGSGEPMQVYTTNGGGEAFGEGDSVNFFSNETGILNGSLGQSTGSLHYNVCTGSNKASCNGIGTSGKGLNFFGDPAAAWSKIRMPILGLDSKNGGYGIFRGFPYWNLDMSLRKNFRVSERFSVEFSTIFTNVLNHMQPEDPNGYFTGTGNLDASSSSTFGTVAGQFNTPRQMEFGLRVNF from the coding sequence ATGAAGGCGGTTGCGAATGGTCTCGCGTTCATGCTTCTCCTGCTGACCGGCGCAATGGTCTTCAGTCAAGCCGTTTCGACTGGAACAGTGATCGGAACTGTCACCGACCAGCAGGGCGCAGTCGTTCCGGACGCTACGGTCTCGTTGATCGACAAATCCACCAATGCAGAGATCAAGACTACGAGCAACAGCGCTGGCCACTATGCGTTCCCGCACGTAAATTCGGGAACATACGACATCAGAGTGACGAAGCAGGGCTTTCAGACTGCCATAATTCCAAACCAGACAGTTCAGCTGGCAAGCGCGTTAACCGAGGACATAAAGCTCACAGTGGGTTCAGTAACGCAGGAAATCACTGTCGAGACCACCGGAACCGAGTTGCAAACTCTGAATGCAACCGTCGGTAACACAGTGTCAACAATCGCGCTCTCATCGTTGCCCAGTTTAGGACGAGACGTCAGCACGTTCGCTACACTCCAACCCGCAGTAAGCCCAGACGGCTCCGTCGCTGGAACAGCCGTTGACAACAGCAGCTTCCAACTCGACGGCGGCAACAACACCAACGACATGGACGGCAGCATGAGCGTCTATACGCCGACATTTGCCGGCGATCCTACCGGCGGAATTGGCGATGGGCTACAGCCAACGGGCGTGATGCCGACGCCGGCGGACAGCGTCGAGGAATTCAAAGTCAACACTGCCAATCAGACAGCCGACTTCAACAGCTCTTCAGGCGCTCAAGTTGCCGTTGTGACCAAGCGCGGGACAAACAGGTTCCACGGGACTGCCTACGAGTACTATCTTGATAACAACTTCAACGCAAACACCTGGCAGAACAATTTCACTCACACGCCTATTCCCGACTATCACTACAGCCGTTTTGGGGTAGCTGCAGGTGGCCCGGTGCTTCCGGACTTTCTGGGCGGCAAGACCTATCTGTTTGGCAACTATCAGGGCTTCCGCTGGCCGAACTCGCAGACCTATGAGCGAGCCGTTCCGAGCGCGAACATGCGGAATGGAATTTTGTCGTTTAACGGAACAAACTACGACTTAAAGGATCCCGCCCTTGACCCTCGCGGTATCGGGATTAATCCACTGATTTCGCAAATGTGGAGCAAGTATGTTCCGGCGGCTAATGACCCCGGTTGCACTCTGAGCCGTTGCGATGGAACGAACGTCCAGGGATTTAAAGGCAATGTCGCCCTTCCCCAGAGAGACAATTTCTTTGTTGCCCGGTTAGATCATGACTTCGGCTCCAAGTGGCACCTCATGAGCAGCTATCGTTATTACAAGTTGACTCGTGCGAGCACCTCTCAGATCGATATAGGCGGTTTCTTTCAAGGCGATCAGCTCGGAGTTCCAGCGTCGGTTTCCAGTAGACCGCAGCAGCCGTGGTACTACGTTGCCGCTTTAACTACGAACATCAGCTCGAACATCACGAATGACTTCCATTACAGCTTCCTGCGCAACTACTGGTCATGGTCGGACAAGGAAGACACGCCTCAGTTCTCGCAACTTGGCGGAGCACTCGAGCCGTTCGGCGAATCCGGAACAAACGTCCTCTCTCCTTACAACGTGGATACCCAAGATGTGCGTACTCGCTTCTGGGACGGCCTCGATCACATGTTCCGCGATGACGTCACTTGGTTGCACGGCAACCATCTCATCCAGTTCGGTGGGACGTATCAGCACAACTATGACTTCCACCAGCGCAGTGACAACGGCGGCGGTATCAACTATCAGCCGGTTTACCAGCTCGGGCTCGCTTCGAGTTCAGGAGCGGGAATCGACATGTCAACTGTTCTTCCGCCACCTTGCCCGACCTCAACGCCTCAACCTAACTGCTTGACCTCGTCGCAAGCAACGAATTTTGGACGCGACTACGCAGCGGTGCTTGGCATAGTCTCCATCGCCCAGACCGCATACACTCGCAGCGGATCGAATCTGACGCTGAATCCACCAAACACCCACGCATTCGACCAAAGCACGATTCCGTTCTATAACTTTTACGGAGCCGACGCCTGGCACATCAAACCGAATCTGACTGTGACTTATGGTCTAGGCTGGACGCTCGAACTGCCGCCGGTCGAGAAGAATGGGAAACAGATTGAAGTCGTAGATGCCAGCGGTAAGCCCATTGATACAGAGGCTTACATAAAAGCGCGCTCGGATGCAGCTTTGCAGGGGCAGGTCTACAACCCGACTGTAGGTTTCGCTTTATTGGGAAACACTGCAGGTCATCCAAAGTATCCTTACAACCCCTACTACGGGGAGTGGAGTCCTCGAGTGGCGGTGGCGTGGAACCCTCACTTCGACTCCAGCGGTATGTTCGGGCATCTATTCGGTGGGGATGCCACAGTGATTCGTGGCGGATATGGACGCATCTATGGTCGTCTCAACGGTGTTGATCTCGTCCTCGTGCCATTGCTCGGTACCGGCTTGATCCAGCCTGTACAGTGCATTGGACCAATAATTGGGGGCACATGTGCCGGCAGCAGTGGGTCGAATCCCGCGAATGCGTTTCGCATTGGGGTTGACGGCAACTCCGCGCCGCTAGGTCCGGCTCCCTCGCAGACACTCGTACAACCGGATTTTCCGGGAATTAACGCCCAATCCGCTGGTGCGGGAGAAGGACTCGATCCGAACTTCCGGCCCAACGTCACCGATACGTTTACACTCACCATCCAGCGACAACTTTCCCAGAAGTTCATCATGGAACTCGGCTACATTGGCCGGAAGATCACACACGAGTATCTGCCGATCAATATCAATGCCGTGCCGTACATGATGACGCTCGGCGGACAGAGCTTCGCGAAAGCCTATGCAGGCGTTGAAGTCGCATTGAAATGCAACGTTTCTATAGATGCATGCGGTTCGAACGTTCCAGCCAAGAAGCTCACCGATGGTTCGCTCAATCCCGCATACACCAGCTTTATCAACAGCCTTCCCAAGCAGGCGTTTTTCGAAGCGGCGATGAAGCCCGGATTCTGCTCTGGATACTCGAGCTGCACAGCGGCGGTTGTGGATAGCGAACTCAGCGGCTTTGAAGGTCAAAATGTCTGGGATCTGTACAGCGATCTGGACAACGGTGGGTTCAACTTTCCACGCAGTATGTTGAATACGCCGCTGGCGGGAACCGCACCGTGTCCCGGGTCCTCAGATCCCACGCCCTGCGGCGCTAACGGACAGTTGACCTCTGGTGTTGGCATCAACGCCAGTGTCGGCTACGGTAATTACAACGCCGGATTCGTTACTTTGCGCATGAACCAGTGGCACGGATTGACGATGCAACAGAACTTCACGTGGTCGAAGGCGCTGGGAACCGGCGCGGTCTACCAGGCAACGAGCGAGTACACCGCCGACGATGCCTTCAATATACCGGCAATGTATGGCGTGCAGCCGTTCGATCGCAAATTCGTCTACAACGTCTTCTTCGTCTATCAGCCTCCGTTCTATAGAAACCAGTCTGGCTTCCTCGGCCACGTGCTAGGTGGTTGGACGTTCGCTCCAATCTTCGCAGCCGGCAGCGGTGAGCCCATGCAGGTTTACACCACGAACGGCGGCGGCGAAGCATTTGGCGAAGGCGATTCCGTCAACTTCTTCAGCAACGAAACCGGCATTCTGAACGGCTCGCTTGGCCAGAGCACCGGCTCGCTGCATTACAACGTCTGCACTGGATCGAACAAGGCTTCATGCAATGGGATCGGAACTTCAGGGAAGGGATTGAACTTCTTCGGTGATCCGGCAGCAGCATGGAGCAAGATTCGCATGCCTATTTTGGGACTGGATTCCAAGAATGGCGGATATGGGATCTTCCGCGGATTCCCATATTGGAACCTCGACATGAGCTTGCGCAAGAACTTCAGAGTTTCTGAGCGTTTCTCTGTTGAGTTCTCGACCATCTTCACGAATGTCCTGAACCACATGCAACCGGAGGATCCAAACGGATACTTCACCGGAACCGGAAACCTGGACGCAAGCAGTTCGTCCACCTTTGGAACGGTGGCGGGGCAGTTCAACACTCCGCGGCAGATGGAGTTCGGGCTGCGCGTGAACTTCTAG
- the lysC gene encoding lysine-sensitive aspartokinase 3 codes for MIVMKFGGTSVEDSAAIDRAAKIVAERRERAPAIVVSAMSKVTDQLLAAGRAAGEGDREKALQLSRGLRERHYSTAGELLGSAVFTQFHSELESDFDALDELLRGIAAVGELTPRTTDLIASFGERISSRMVTAAFLRRDLPAAHVDSRQCVVTDSNHTKAVPLFPEIDVRLAHHVRPLLDRKQIPIMGGFIGSTREGVTTTLGRGGSDFTAAIVGAGLDAQSIEIWTDVDGMMTTDPRICPDAHRIRTISFEEAAELAYFGAKVLHPATLLPAVQKDIPVFVLNSRNPTCEGTRITARAPQCRNYFKAIAAKRRITIVDVVATRMLMAHGFLKNIFEVFDHHRCPVDMVSTSEVSISLTVDSTEAIPAIAADLEKLADVKYEGRKAIVCLVGENIRGTRGIAAKVFGALPETNVRMISQGASEINISFVIEEDDVEETVRTLHKVFFANPDPGVFA; via the coding sequence ATGATCGTCATGAAATTCGGCGGGACCTCGGTGGAGGATTCCGCCGCGATTGATCGCGCTGCGAAGATCGTTGCCGAACGACGCGAGCGTGCACCCGCCATCGTGGTCAGCGCCATGTCGAAGGTCACCGATCAGCTTCTCGCTGCAGGCCGCGCGGCCGGCGAAGGCGATCGTGAAAAAGCGCTACAGCTTTCGCGCGGACTGCGCGAGCGGCATTACTCGACTGCGGGCGAACTTCTCGGCAGTGCCGTTTTTACCCAGTTCCATTCTGAGCTCGAAAGCGACTTCGATGCGCTCGACGAACTGCTGCGCGGTATCGCTGCTGTCGGCGAGCTCACCCCTCGCACTACGGATTTGATCGCTTCGTTCGGCGAACGCATCTCCAGCCGCATGGTGACGGCGGCATTTCTCCGCCGCGACCTGCCGGCTGCGCACGTCGATTCGCGCCAGTGCGTGGTCACCGATTCGAATCACACCAAAGCTGTTCCTCTATTTCCCGAAATTGATGTGCGCCTCGCCCATCATGTCCGCCCCTTGCTTGACCGCAAACAGATTCCCATAATGGGAGGTTTTATCGGCAGTACGCGCGAAGGTGTCACCACGACTCTAGGGCGAGGAGGCTCCGACTTCACCGCTGCCATCGTGGGCGCTGGACTCGATGCTCAGTCGATCGAAATCTGGACCGATGTCGATGGCATGATGACCACCGACCCGCGCATCTGCCCCGACGCGCACCGTATCCGTACCATCAGCTTCGAGGAAGCTGCCGAACTGGCTTACTTCGGGGCGAAAGTTCTTCATCCAGCCACGCTGCTTCCTGCCGTGCAGAAAGACATTCCCGTTTTTGTACTCAACTCGCGTAATCCCACCTGCGAAGGCACGCGAATCACGGCCCGCGCACCGCAATGCCGCAATTACTTCAAAGCGATCGCGGCCAAGCGACGGATCACCATCGTCGACGTGGTCGCCACGCGAATGCTCATGGCCCACGGCTTCCTGAAAAACATCTTCGAAGTCTTCGACCATCATCGATGCCCGGTGGACATGGTTTCGACTTCGGAGGTGAGCATCTCGCTAACGGTCGATTCCACTGAAGCCATCCCAGCGATTGCAGCCGACCTCGAGAAGCTCGCGGATGTGAAGTACGAAGGACGCAAAGCGATCGTCTGTCTGGTTGGGGAGAACATTCGCGGCACTCGCGGGATCGCAGCCAAAGTTTTTGGCGCGCTTCCGGAGACTAACGTGCGTATGATTTCCCAGGGCGCGTCGGAGATTAACATCAGTTTCGTGATTGAAGAAGACGATGTGGAGGAGACCGTCCGCACGCTGCACAAAGTATTCTTCGCTAATCCCGATCCTGGGGTATTTGCTTAA